One genomic window of Ziziphus jujuba cultivar Dongzao chromosome 4, ASM3175591v1 includes the following:
- the LOC107416095 gene encoding protein FAR-RED IMPAIRED RESPONSE 1-like, with protein sequence MIITDQDPAMTKAIAHSLPNTFHRYCSWHIIEKFSTYLNAITYRDFYKDFQQCIWESECPMEFERKWATIVEKASLYNNDWLRSIFEMRNRWVPANVNHIFLAGMSSNQRAESSHAFFKKYVSKKNLLMDFIFQRNEDLAADHVDINEKALLKLPLKMEKQMAKIYTRKIFRKFQDELWQSLITMPQLVRENDTHKVYTVKSSPHDGVHRALEIAYDKGSNFASCSCKKFES encoded by the coding sequence ATGATTATCACCGATCAAGATCCTGCAATGACCAAGGCCATAGCTCATAGCTTACCAAATACATTTCATAGGTATTGTAGTTGGCACATAATTGAGAAGTTTTCTACATATTTGAATGCAATTACTTACAGAGATTTTTATAAGGACTTCCAACAATGCATTTGGGAATCAGAATGCCCTATggagtttgaaagaaaatgggcAACTATCGTCGAGAAGGCGAGCCTATATAACAATGATTGGTTAAGGTCAATATTTGAAATGCGTAACAGATGGGTGCCTGCAAATGTTAATCATATATTCTTGGCCGGGATGTCAAGCAACCAACGTGCAGAAAGCTCACATGCATTCTTCAAGAAATATGTTTCCAAGAAGAatttattgatggatttcataTTTCAACGTAACGAAGATTTAGCTGCTGATCATgttgatattaatgagaagGCTCTTTTAAAATTGCCAttgaaaatggaaaagcaaatggCTAAGATTTACACACGCAAGATTTTTCGTAAGTTTCAAGATGAGTTGTGGCAAAGCTTAATAACAATGCCACAACTTGTGCGTGAAAATGATACACATAAAGTGTATACGGTCAAGAGCAGTCCCCATGACGGTGTTCATAGAGCTCTGGAAATTGCTTATGACAAAGGTTCGAACTTTGCATCTTGTAGTTGTAAGAAGTTTGAGAGTTAA